The following proteins come from a genomic window of Triticum aestivum cultivar Chinese Spring chromosome 6A, IWGSC CS RefSeq v2.1, whole genome shotgun sequence:
- the LOC123127639 gene encoding transcription factor bHLH128 isoform X1, translating into MRRFLPAGAGEPSSSSSSGPHGKHEGSEAAAAGGGLRYGGGDISLGRGNDLLHGQFRGGGGGGGEMKDDGADMLARHSSSPAGFFSNLMVDDAGYHGSRGAGVAGGSGGGGGGEAHRNASSSTKMKSQLSFTAGGPQIAAHLSRISEGASLFPGADVVRTAAHPGGEHPVSRSFSASGSSGGFSIVGPWDESREIIGTLDLGGYESQFSGMASSSSLELAGMDKYMQAQQQEDQVAFKVRAKRGCATHPRSIAERERRTRISDKLRKLQDLVPNMDKQTSTSDMLDLAVEHIKGLQSQLQAMKHEQDKCTCCNKP; encoded by the exons ATGAGGAGGTTCTTGCCGGCGGGGGCAGGcgagccctcctcctcctcctcgtcgggtcCGCACGGGAAGCACGAGGGCAGCGaggccgccgctgctggaggcGGTCTGCGCTACGGAGGGGGAGACATCTCGCTGGGGCGCGGCAACGACCTCCTCCACGGCCAgtttcgcggcggcggcggcggcggaggggagatGAAGGACGACGGAGCGGACATGCTGGCCCGGCACAGCAGCTCGCCGGCGGGGTTCTTCTCCAACCTCATGGTGGATGACG CAGGATATCATGGCTCGAGAGGCGCCGGAGTAgctggtggcagcggcggcggcggcggcggcgaagcacACCGTAACGCCAGCAGCAGCACGAAGATGAAGTCCCAGCTGAGCTTCACGGCCGGCGGGCCACAGATCGCTGCCCACCTCTCGCGTATCTCCGAGGGCGCCTCTTTATTCCCGGGCGCCGACGTCGTCCGCACCGCTGCGCACCCGGGCGGCGAGCACCCCGTGTCGCGTTCCTTCTCGGCCAGCGGCAGTAGCGGGGGCTTCTCCATCGTGGGGCCGTGGGATGAGTCGAGGGAGATCATCGGCACCCTCGACCTCGGCGGTTACGAGTCTCAG TTCAGTGGCATGGCGAGCTCGTCGTCGCTGGAGCTGGCGGGGATGGACAAGTACATGCAGGCGCAGCAGCAGGAGGACCAGGTGGCGTTCAAGGTGCGGGCCAAGCGCGGCTGCGCGACGCACCCAAGGAGCATTGCCGAGAGGGAGCGGAGGACGAGGATCAGCGACAAGCTCAGGAAGCTGCAGGACCTAGTGCCCAACATGGACAAG CAAACGAGCACCTCGGACATGTTGGACCTCGCGGTGGAGCACATCAAGGGCCTCCAGAGCCAGCTGCAG GCCATGAAGCACGAGCAGGACAAATGCACCTGCTGCAACAAGCCTTGA
- the LOC123127639 gene encoding transcription factor bHLH128 isoform X2: protein MRRFLPAGAGEPSSSSSSGPHGKHEGSEAAAAGGGLRYGGGDISLGRGNDLLHGQFRGGGGGGGEMKDDGADMLARHSSSPAGFFSNLMVDDGYHGSRGAGVAGGSGGGGGGEAHRNASSSTKMKSQLSFTAGGPQIAAHLSRISEGASLFPGADVVRTAAHPGGEHPVSRSFSASGSSGGFSIVGPWDESREIIGTLDLGGYESQFSGMASSSSLELAGMDKYMQAQQQEDQVAFKVRAKRGCATHPRSIAERERRTRISDKLRKLQDLVPNMDKQTSTSDMLDLAVEHIKGLQSQLQAMKHEQDKCTCCNKP, encoded by the exons ATGAGGAGGTTCTTGCCGGCGGGGGCAGGcgagccctcctcctcctcctcgtcgggtcCGCACGGGAAGCACGAGGGCAGCGaggccgccgctgctggaggcGGTCTGCGCTACGGAGGGGGAGACATCTCGCTGGGGCGCGGCAACGACCTCCTCCACGGCCAgtttcgcggcggcggcggcggcggaggggagatGAAGGACGACGGAGCGGACATGCTGGCCCGGCACAGCAGCTCGCCGGCGGGGTTCTTCTCCAACCTCATGGTGGATGACG GATATCATGGCTCGAGAGGCGCCGGAGTAgctggtggcagcggcggcggcggcggcggcgaagcacACCGTAACGCCAGCAGCAGCACGAAGATGAAGTCCCAGCTGAGCTTCACGGCCGGCGGGCCACAGATCGCTGCCCACCTCTCGCGTATCTCCGAGGGCGCCTCTTTATTCCCGGGCGCCGACGTCGTCCGCACCGCTGCGCACCCGGGCGGCGAGCACCCCGTGTCGCGTTCCTTCTCGGCCAGCGGCAGTAGCGGGGGCTTCTCCATCGTGGGGCCGTGGGATGAGTCGAGGGAGATCATCGGCACCCTCGACCTCGGCGGTTACGAGTCTCAG TTCAGTGGCATGGCGAGCTCGTCGTCGCTGGAGCTGGCGGGGATGGACAAGTACATGCAGGCGCAGCAGCAGGAGGACCAGGTGGCGTTCAAGGTGCGGGCCAAGCGCGGCTGCGCGACGCACCCAAGGAGCATTGCCGAGAGGGAGCGGAGGACGAGGATCAGCGACAAGCTCAGGAAGCTGCAGGACCTAGTGCCCAACATGGACAAG CAAACGAGCACCTCGGACATGTTGGACCTCGCGGTGGAGCACATCAAGGGCCTCCAGAGCCAGCTGCAG GCCATGAAGCACGAGCAGGACAAATGCACCTGCTGCAACAAGCCTTGA